The proteins below come from a single Acidobacteriota bacterium genomic window:
- a CDS encoding GDP-mannose 4,6-dehydratase, with protein MAFWKDRTAFVTGASGFVGANLVAELVDRGSKVVCLQRDETQPNSLDLLQLRDKVTVIRGSVDDLPLMSRILNEYEIDAVFHLAAQALVGAANRSPISTFESNIRGTYLLLEACRLSSTVARVVVASSDKAYGSHSELPYFEDFKLNAVFPYDVSKACTDLISQSYAHTFELPVAVTRSANIYGPADANLSRIIPGTILSILRGENPIIRSDGTPVRDFIFTTDIVGGYLLLAENIENAAGEAFNFGSGEPVSMLDLVNTIVRLMGRSDDLSPDILLKTKIANEIDAQYLASDKVNARFGWKPLVDLESGLKMTIDWYTNSWDR; from the coding sequence ATGGCATTTTGGAAAGATAGAACAGCATTTGTAACCGGTGCGAGCGGTTTTGTCGGAGCGAACCTCGTGGCTGAATTGGTCGACCGCGGATCTAAAGTTGTCTGCCTACAGCGTGATGAGACCCAGCCTAATTCACTGGATCTGTTGCAATTGCGAGACAAAGTTACTGTCATCCGCGGTTCGGTCGATGATCTGCCGCTTATGTCGAGGATCCTGAATGAGTACGAGATCGACGCGGTTTTTCATCTAGCAGCTCAGGCTTTAGTCGGGGCTGCAAATCGATCGCCCATTTCAACTTTCGAATCGAACATTCGCGGCACATATCTCTTGCTGGAAGCCTGTCGTCTCAGCAGCACCGTCGCCCGCGTGGTCGTTGCATCAAGTGACAAAGCGTATGGTTCGCACTCAGAACTCCCCTATTTTGAGGATTTTAAGCTGAACGCGGTCTTCCCTTACGATGTGTCGAAAGCGTGTACCGATCTTATATCGCAGTCGTATGCACATACTTTTGAGCTGCCCGTAGCGGTCACACGGTCGGCAAATATATATGGTCCTGCGGATGCGAATCTATCGCGGATCATTCCGGGCACGATCCTGTCCATTCTTCGCGGCGAAAATCCGATCATCCGGTCCGACGGCACGCCGGTACGCGATTTTATCTTCACGACGGACATCGTCGGAGGCTACTTGCTTCTGGCTGAAAACATTGAGAATGCAGCCGGTGAGGCATTTAACTTCGGTTCCGGCGAGCCCGTTTCGATGCTCGATCTGGTCAATACAATCGTCCGCCTGATGGGACGCTCAGACGATCTTTCGCCCGACATTCTGCTCAAAACCAAGATCGCGAATGAGATCGACGCTCAATATCTCGCATCCGACAAGGTCAATGCCCGATTCGGTTGGAAACCGCTCGTCGATCTCGAGAGCGGGCTAAAAATGACGATCGATTGGTATACGAACAGCTGGGATAGGTGA